From Molothrus ater isolate BHLD 08-10-18 breed brown headed cowbird chromosome 8, BPBGC_Mater_1.1, whole genome shotgun sequence, a single genomic window includes:
- the HHEX gene encoding hematopoietically-expressed homeobox protein HHEX, producing the protein MQYQPPGAAPAALGVGVPLYAPTPLLQPAHPTPFYIEDILGRGPAAAPAPHSLPAPPPPTLPSPNSSFTSLVSPYRTPIYEPTPVHPAFSHHLAATYGTGAYAGPLYSFPRAVGDYAHALIRQDPLGKPLLWSPFIQRPLHKRKGGQVRFSNDQTIELEKKFETQKYLSPPERKRLAKMLQLSERQVKTWFQNRRAKWRRLKQENPQATKKEEVEGADSHSDQRPESCQSPEQKGKEVSLDGSQYTPSPASQEDLESDVSDDSDQEVDIEGDKGYYTATH; encoded by the exons ATGCAGTACCAGCCTCCGGGCGCGGCGCCGGCGGCCCTGGGCGTCGGCGTCCCGCTGTACGCGCCCACGCCGCTGCTCCAGCCCGCGCACCCCACGCCCTTCTACATCGAGGACATCCtgggccgcggccccgccgccgccccggccccccactccctgcccgccccgccgccgccgacGCTGCCGTCGCCCAACTCCTCCTTCACCAGCCTGGTGTCCCCGTACCGGACCCCCATCTACGAGCCGACCCCCGTCCACCCGGCCTTCTCCCACCACCTCGCCGCCACCTATGGCACCGGCGCCTACGCCGGGCCCCTCTACTCCTTTCCCCGCGCCGTCGGCGACTACGCGCACGCCCTGATCCGGCAGGACCCTCTGG GGAAGCCGCTGCTCTGGAGCCCCTTCATCCAGCGGCCGCTGCACAAGAGGAAGGGGGGGCAGGTCCGCTTCTCCAACGACCAGACCATCGAGTTGGAGAAGAAGTTCGAGACGCAGAAATACCTCTCTCCGCCGGAGAGGAAGCGTCTGGCCAAGATGCTGCAGCTCAGCGAGAGGCAG GTCAAAACCTGGTTTCAGAATCGCAGAGCCAAATGGCGGCGTCTAAAGCAG GAGAACCCCCAGGCCACCAAAAAAGAAGAAGTAGAAGGTGCTGACAGTCACAGTGACCAAAGGCCGGagagctgccagagccctgAACAGAAGGGTAAGGAGGTCTCTCTGGATGGCTCACAGTACAccccctcaccagcctcacaggAGGACCTGGAGTCAGATGTCTCTGATGACTCTGATCAAGAAGTGGACATTGAAGGCGATAAAGGCTATTACACTGCTACCCACTAA